Proteins encoded by one window of Brevibacterium atlanticum:
- the thiO gene encoding glycine oxidase ThiO, with protein sequence MHVIVVGAGIIGLATAWHLRSLGAGVTIIDPAPGQGASHAAAGMLAPAAEVVWGQSPLYPLMRASAQMYPSFAAEVASAAGADLGLTDSGTLVCAGDRADLQALRELRTAQTAAGFPTELITGSRARELEPALSPSVAGAVRIPDDQSIDPRRTTAALLSVVSDTTVRRQVTRLTRRDGVTVGVEFSGGDELTADQVVITAGTEAAAITGMPPLPLRKVWGDVLRLRAPAALTPLLHGTVRGLVNGRPVYIVARDDGELVLGASSREDGRSGTDAGAVHRLLQDGQRLVPGILDCEITDITTRARPGSPDDLPIVGRIDEGCLVSTGYFRHGILLAPLGGRLGAELAMGLTPDWMPAGGLASVSPARFSDGPSSADSTSDPSILHPTTLYRSTS encoded by the coding sequence ATGCATGTCATCGTCGTGGGCGCCGGAATCATCGGCCTGGCGACAGCGTGGCACCTGCGCAGCCTCGGTGCCGGTGTCACCATCATCGATCCTGCTCCTGGTCAGGGAGCCAGCCATGCGGCCGCGGGGATGCTCGCGCCCGCCGCCGAGGTGGTCTGGGGTCAGTCACCCCTGTACCCGTTGATGCGCGCATCGGCGCAGATGTATCCGTCGTTCGCCGCCGAGGTGGCGAGCGCGGCGGGTGCGGATCTCGGGCTCACGGACTCGGGAACCCTGGTGTGCGCTGGGGACCGTGCCGATCTGCAGGCTCTCCGTGAGCTGCGCACCGCGCAGACCGCGGCAGGATTCCCCACCGAACTCATCACCGGATCCCGCGCCCGGGAGCTCGAACCGGCGCTGTCGCCGTCGGTGGCCGGTGCCGTGCGCATCCCCGACGACCAGTCCATCGACCCCAGGAGGACGACGGCCGCCCTGCTGTCCGTCGTCTCGGACACGACCGTCCGCCGGCAGGTCACCCGGCTCACCCGTCGAGACGGAGTCACCGTGGGCGTCGAGTTCTCAGGCGGCGACGAGCTGACAGCCGACCAGGTCGTCATCACCGCCGGGACCGAGGCTGCCGCGATCACCGGCATGCCGCCCCTTCCCCTGCGAAAGGTGTGGGGTGATGTTCTGCGTCTGCGGGCACCGGCCGCACTCACCCCTCTGCTGCACGGCACGGTCCGCGGACTCGTCAACGGTCGACCGGTCTACATCGTTGCTCGTGATGACGGGGAACTCGTGCTCGGAGCGAGCTCCCGGGAGGACGGCCGCAGCGGCACCGATGCCGGAGCCGTCCACCGGCTCCTCCAGGACGGTCAGCGCCTGGTCCCCGGCATCCTCGACTGCGAGATCACCGACATCACCACGCGTGCCCGCCCCGGTTCGCCCGATGACCTGCCCATCGTCGGTCGCATCGACGAGGGCTGCCTCGTCAGCACCGGGTATTTCCGGCACGGCATCCTGCTCGCCCCGCTGGGCGGACGGCTCGGTGCCGAACTGGCCATGGGGCTCACCCCCGACTGGATGCCTGCAGGAGGACTCGCGTCCGTCTCCCCCGCGCGCTTCTCTGACGGACCGTCGTCTGCCGACTCGACCTCTGACCCATCAATCCTCCACCCAACGACCCTGTACAGGAGCACATCATGA
- a CDS encoding DedA family protein produces the protein MDLAFELLSDVLTSPWVYLLIAVAASLDSLLPVVPSETLLISAAAFAASGIPHPTGLVLAAAVGALIGDLAAHLVGRFARSRMSRSRIHRIRPPQPRPQRARLQWARLQWARVSKRGAVIAETARPVFTDRGDSALIAGRFIPGGRTLTTIGSGMLGFPLRRFLLWDGIGCLVWAVYSTGIGVLGGTVFDDQPLLGVALGIGIALVITAAGEVFRRLRSSRTRRPTVRQTTARIDMARSRDGMMETMSNTHVWYVSYGSNMARDRLACYLQGGRPPGAHVTYPGARDQTLPRKEAGVELPGRIYFAGASTVWGGGMAFYDPALPGPTPAKAYLITAEQFADVAAQEMHRRPAPGSPLETLVFDLPVGASHSLGPGGYETLLVVDDVDGVPMVTFTAPHGSAEVEHTQPSEPYLAMLRTGTAEVRDGAALPRPAAAQG, from the coding sequence CTACCTGCTCATCGCCGTGGCGGCGAGCCTCGATTCTCTGTTGCCCGTCGTCCCTTCGGAGACGCTGCTCATCAGTGCTGCCGCCTTCGCTGCTTCCGGCATCCCTCATCCGACCGGTCTCGTGCTCGCCGCTGCGGTCGGGGCCCTGATCGGGGACCTGGCCGCCCACCTGGTCGGGAGGTTCGCCCGGTCGCGCATGAGTCGGTCGCGAATTCACCGGATACGACCACCGCAGCCACGACCACAGCGGGCACGGTTGCAGTGGGCACGACTGCAATGGGCGCGAGTGTCGAAGCGGGGCGCGGTGATCGCCGAGACGGCCCGGCCCGTCTTCACAGACCGCGGCGATTCCGCTCTCATCGCCGGTCGCTTCATTCCCGGGGGCCGCACACTGACGACGATCGGTTCAGGGATGCTCGGGTTCCCGCTCCGGAGGTTCCTTCTCTGGGACGGAATCGGGTGCCTGGTCTGGGCAGTCTATTCGACAGGGATCGGAGTGCTCGGAGGCACGGTGTTCGACGATCAGCCGCTGCTCGGCGTCGCCCTCGGCATCGGCATCGCGCTGGTCATCACGGCGGCGGGAGAGGTGTTCCGGCGTCTCCGTTCCAGTAGGACTCGACGGCCCACGGTCCGACAGACCACCGCCCGAATCGACATGGCCCGGAGCCGAGATGGCATGATGGAGACGATGTCGAATACGCATGTGTGGTACGTCAGCTACGGATCGAACATGGCCCGCGATCGCCTCGCCTGTTACCTGCAGGGCGGTCGGCCGCCGGGTGCGCACGTGACCTATCCGGGTGCCAGGGACCAGACTCTGCCCCGCAAGGAGGCCGGAGTCGAACTGCCCGGCCGCATCTACTTCGCCGGTGCCTCGACGGTGTGGGGCGGCGGGATGGCCTTCTACGACCCGGCTCTGCCCGGGCCGACCCCGGCCAAGGCGTATCTCATCACAGCCGAGCAGTTCGCCGACGTCGCGGCGCAGGAGATGCATCGCCGACCGGCACCCGGCAGCCCGCTGGAGACTCTCGTCTTCGACCTGCCCGTCGGTGCCTCGCATTCGCTGGGCCCCGGAGGCTACGAGACGCTGCTCGTCGTCGATGACGTCGACGGTGTCCCCATGGTCACGTTCACTGCCCCTCACGGTTCGGCCGAGGTCGAGCACACTCAGCCCAGCGAACCGTACCTGGCGATGCTGCGCACCGGAACAGCCGAGGTCAGGGACGGCGCAGCGCTTCCCCGGCCCGCAGCTGCACAAGGGTGA
- the thiE gene encoding thiamine phosphate synthase — MTFDIPPHTAGSESRRAWRDARLAEARLYLCTDARTAQGDLPEFLDAAYAGGVDIIQLRDKTLEAREEIAALDVLKDAAARHGKLFSVNDRADVALLAGADVFHAGQGDLTSAQARAVLGPDVLLGRSTHSHEQALAADADPETDYFCVGPVWETPTKPGRAAVGTGLLSTVAASSRTPWFAIGGVAVGERLDEIRQAGATRAVVVRAITSAGDPAEAARELKEELE, encoded by the coding sequence ATGACCTTCGATATTCCACCGCACACCGCAGGCTCCGAATCCAGGCGAGCCTGGCGGGACGCCCGTTTGGCCGAAGCTCGACTGTACCTGTGCACCGATGCCAGAACCGCCCAGGGCGATCTGCCCGAATTCCTCGACGCCGCTTATGCCGGGGGAGTCGACATCATCCAGCTGCGCGACAAGACGCTTGAAGCCAGAGAAGAGATCGCAGCCCTCGACGTGCTCAAGGACGCTGCGGCCCGGCACGGGAAGCTCTTCTCGGTCAACGACCGTGCCGACGTCGCCCTGCTGGCCGGAGCCGACGTCTTCCACGCCGGGCAAGGCGACCTCACCAGTGCTCAGGCGCGGGCCGTCCTCGGACCCGACGTCCTCCTCGGCCGCTCCACCCATTCGCACGAGCAGGCTCTCGCCGCCGATGCGGATCCGGAGACCGACTATTTCTGCGTCGGCCCCGTATGGGAGACCCCGACGAAACCCGGCCGCGCCGCCGTCGGCACGGGCCTGCTCAGCACGGTGGCCGCCTCGTCGCGCACCCCGTGGTTCGCCATCGGCGGCGTCGCGGTCGGAGAACGCCTCGACGAGATCCGACAGGCGGGCGCCACGCGCGCCGTGGTGGTGCGTGCGATAACCTCGGCTGGCGATCCCGCAGAAGCCGCACGGGAACTCAAGGAGGAACTGGAATGA
- a CDS encoding ThiF family adenylyltransferase: protein MTGAGLPPLVEPVEALSREEIERYARHLSLPGIGLEGQRRLRAASVLVIGAGGLGSPVLSYLAAAGIGSLTVIDDDVVESSNLQRQIIHRGADVARPKVDSAAAALYRLDPTMRVRPLADRLSPDNALELFASHDIVIDGADNFATRYLSNDAAELTGTPLVWGTIFRFAGQVSTFVPGHGPMLRDLFPDIPEADSVPNCAEGGVLGVLCGTVGAAMATEAIKLICGIGTPFIGRLLRYDALDGEYSTLRFSPDPDRPPVTDLAEVAAACAATASSGAGSDGAGSGVEEIDPAEMTDSGAQVLLIDVREDWERELSSIPGSVHVPLALIREQGWDALGGVIDEVNESGSVVDDLVIHCKSGVRSAEAVGILSATTPGGVRLRSLAGGIDAWAAQV, encoded by the coding sequence GTGACCGGCGCTGGGCTGCCTCCCCTGGTCGAACCGGTCGAGGCGCTGAGCCGTGAGGAGATCGAACGCTACGCGCGGCACCTCAGCCTGCCGGGCATCGGACTCGAGGGGCAACGCCGGCTGAGGGCCGCCTCGGTGCTGGTCATCGGCGCCGGCGGTCTCGGTTCTCCGGTGCTCAGCTATCTGGCGGCCGCCGGGATCGGATCGCTGACGGTCATCGATGACGATGTGGTCGAATCCTCGAATCTGCAGCGTCAGATCATCCACCGCGGTGCCGACGTGGCCCGGCCGAAGGTGGACTCGGCCGCCGCGGCCCTGTACCGGCTCGACCCGACGATGCGCGTGCGCCCACTCGCGGATCGGCTGAGCCCGGACAATGCTCTCGAACTCTTCGCCTCCCACGACATCGTCATCGACGGAGCCGACAACTTCGCCACCCGGTATCTGTCCAATGATGCCGCCGAACTCACCGGCACCCCACTGGTGTGGGGCACGATCTTCCGGTTCGCCGGGCAGGTCAGCACCTTCGTGCCCGGTCACGGACCGATGTTGCGTGATCTGTTTCCCGATATCCCGGAAGCCGATTCGGTGCCCAACTGCGCCGAGGGCGGGGTGCTCGGGGTGCTGTGCGGGACCGTGGGTGCGGCCATGGCCACCGAGGCGATCAAGCTCATCTGCGGCATCGGCACACCGTTCATCGGCAGGCTGCTGCGCTACGACGCTCTGGACGGGGAGTATTCGACTCTGCGGTTCTCCCCCGATCCGGACCGACCACCGGTGACCGACCTCGCCGAGGTGGCCGCCGCCTGTGCTGCGACCGCATCGTCCGGTGCGGGTTCCGATGGTGCTGGCTCCGGGGTCGAGGAGATCGACCCGGCCGAAATGACCGACTCCGGAGCGCAGGTGCTGCTCATCGATGTGCGGGAGGACTGGGAGCGGGAACTGTCCTCGATTCCCGGCTCCGTCCATGTTCCTCTGGCGCTCATCCGCGAACAGGGGTGGGACGCGTTGGGTGGAGTGATCGACGAAGTCAACGAGTCCGGCAGTGTGGTGGACGATCTCGTCATCCACTGCAAGTCGGGGGTTCGCTCGGCCGAGGCCGTCGGAATCCTTTCCGCTACGACCCCGGGCGGGGTGCGACTGCGGTCGCTGGCCGGCGGCATCGATGCGTGGGCCGCTCAGGTCTGA
- a CDS encoding thiazole synthase: MTWTIDDVDLTSRLVMGTGGASSLSILEDALAASGTELTTVAMRRFDAAAGDSVFTLLQRLGIRILPNTAGCYTARDAVLTAQLAREALETNWVKLEVIADEDTLLPDPVELFRAAEELVLDGFTVFAYTNDDPAMAKRLEDAGVAAVMPAGAPIGSGLGILNPHNIETIVSRAGVPIILDAGVGTASDAALAMELGCSGVLLASAVTRAHDATAMARAMALAVESGHLAAGAGRIPKRPLALASSTFDGMVAAQ; encoded by the coding sequence ATGACCTGGACGATCGATGACGTGGATCTGACCTCTCGCCTGGTCATGGGCACGGGTGGGGCGAGCTCGCTGAGCATCCTCGAAGATGCGCTGGCAGCCTCGGGCACCGAGCTGACGACCGTAGCGATGCGCCGCTTCGACGCGGCCGCCGGTGATTCGGTGTTCACCCTGCTGCAGCGTCTGGGCATCCGCATCCTGCCCAACACTGCCGGATGCTACACGGCCCGGGACGCCGTGCTCACCGCGCAGCTGGCCCGAGAAGCGCTCGAGACGAACTGGGTGAAGCTCGAGGTCATCGCCGATGAGGACACGCTGCTGCCTGATCCGGTCGAGCTCTTCCGTGCCGCCGAGGAACTCGTTCTCGACGGGTTCACGGTCTTCGCGTACACGAATGACGACCCGGCCATGGCCAAACGCCTCGAGGACGCGGGCGTGGCGGCCGTGATGCCGGCAGGTGCTCCGATCGGCAGCGGTCTGGGCATCCTCAACCCGCACAACATCGAGACCATCGTCAGCCGGGCAGGGGTGCCGATCATCCTCGACGCGGGTGTCGGCACGGCCTCCGATGCCGCCCTGGCCATGGAGCTCGGGTGCAGCGGAGTGCTGCTGGCCTCGGCTGTGACCCGCGCCCACGATGCGACTGCGATGGCTCGAGCGATGGCGCTGGCCGTGGAATCCGGGCATCTGGCCGCGGGTGCGGGTCGGATACCTAAGCGGCCGCTGGCCCTGGCCTCGTCGACCTTCGACGGAATGGTCGCAGCGCAGTGA
- the thiS gene encoding sulfur carrier protein ThiS, with product MTDTAHAPTIVVNGDERELGGTTSVLDLVAEVIGRELSTEGTPADGGRLGIAVAVDGEVVRRGRWADFALADGHAVDIVTAVQGG from the coding sequence ATGACCGACACTGCGCACGCACCGACCATCGTCGTCAACGGCGACGAACGCGAACTGGGAGGAACCACCTCGGTGCTCGACCTCGTCGCCGAGGTGATCGGACGGGAACTCAGCACTGAGGGGACACCGGCGGATGGAGGTCGCCTGGGCATCGCCGTGGCCGTCGACGGCGAGGTCGTCCGCCGCGGACGCTGGGCCGATTTCGCATTGGCCGACGGGCACGCCGTCGACATCGTCACCGCCGTGCAGGGAGGCTGA
- a CDS encoding ketopantoate reductase family protein codes for MNDTIEGSTGTGTGEQDANDLGAHGPSILIAGAGATGGAFGTYLLEAGREVTFLLREAKAQRIRTDGLRFVSPGNDRTNTVEVVTAAELAEDPRTFDLVLIAVKSGGLDSVLTDIRPAVGAGTRIIPFLNGMAQIDRLQEDYPGQVLGGLVKIVGTIDGDAVHQLTDMSAMTIGDFGGGEVPESIAAVLDVPGFRLQVIDDITGGLWEKWIFIAAAGVVTCLFRAPVGAIMSAGGHDHVLRIIDELEAVAAAAGHAVSEKSHVATVSMLTGEGSSFTSSLYRDVTAGLPSEAEHILGDLARKAADLGVDTPLLDLTLVQLRAGEALRRP; via the coding sequence ATGAACGACACCATCGAGGGCAGCACCGGCACGGGTACGGGCGAACAGGACGCGAACGATTTGGGCGCGCACGGGCCGAGCATCCTCATCGCCGGTGCCGGAGCCACGGGCGGGGCATTCGGGACCTACCTGCTCGAAGCCGGTCGCGAGGTGACGTTCCTGCTGCGGGAGGCGAAGGCACAGCGGATCCGCACCGACGGTCTGCGCTTCGTCTCACCGGGCAACGACCGGACGAACACCGTCGAGGTGGTCACCGCCGCCGAACTCGCCGAGGATCCGCGCACTTTTGATCTCGTGCTCATCGCAGTCAAATCGGGCGGCCTCGATTCGGTCCTCACCGACATCCGGCCCGCCGTCGGTGCGGGGACGCGGATCATTCCGTTCCTCAACGGTATGGCTCAGATCGATCGGCTGCAGGAGGACTACCCCGGGCAGGTCCTCGGCGGACTCGTCAAGATCGTCGGCACCATCGACGGTGATGCGGTCCACCAGCTCACGGACATGTCCGCGATGACCATCGGCGACTTCGGTGGGGGAGAAGTGCCCGAATCGATCGCCGCCGTCCTCGACGTGCCGGGTTTCCGACTCCAGGTCATCGACGACATCACGGGCGGGCTGTGGGAGAAGTGGATCTTCATCGCCGCCGCCGGAGTCGTCACCTGCCTGTTCCGGGCACCGGTCGGCGCGATCATGTCGGCCGGCGGGCACGACCATGTGCTGCGCATCATCGACGAGCTTGAGGCTGTGGCCGCAGCGGCCGGTCACGCGGTGTCCGAGAAGTCTCATGTCGCCACCGTCTCGATGCTCACCGGTGAGGGCTCGTCATTCACGTCATCCCTCTACCGAGATGTCACGGCCGGTCTGCCCAGCGAAGCCGAGCACATCCTCGGCGATCTGGCGCGCAAGGCCGCTGACCTGGGAGTCGACACTCCGCTGCTCGATCTCACCCTTGTGCAGCTGCGGGCCGGGGAAGCGCTGCGCCGTCCCTGA